A region of Arabidopsis thaliana chromosome 5, partial sequence DNA encodes the following proteins:
- the NAC099 gene encoding NAC domain containing protein 99, producing the protein MKNSKCNLIDSKLEEHHHLCGSKHCPGCGRMIQAATKPNWVGLPAGVKFDPTDQELIEHLEAKVKGKEENKKWSSSHPLIDEFIPTIDGEDGICYTHPQKLPGVTRDGLSKHFFHKPSRAYTTGTRKRRKIIQTDHDSELTGSSETRWHKTGKTRPVMINGQQRGCKKILVLYTNFGKNRRPEKTNWVMHQYHLGINEEEREGELVVSKIFYQTQPRQCVSNTNWSDHHGSKDVIGIGVGDEISSVAATLQSLGSGDVVSRVNMHPHTRSFDEGTAEASKGRENQHVSGTCEEVHDGIITSSMSSHHMIHDHHNQHHQIGDRREFHMSSSYPMTPTITSQHESIFHVTSTMPFQRQQLRGRSSGSGLEDLIMGCTTATCTEDEHSEANPQRNAEWLTFPQFWNQAESDDQNRRF; encoded by the exons atgaaGAATAGTAAATGTAACCTCATAGATTCAAAGCTCGaagaacatcatcatctttgcGGATCAAAACATTGTCCTGGATGTGGTCGCATGATTCAAGCTGCTACTAAACCA aattGGGTTGGATTGCCGGCAGGAGTGAAATTCGATCCGACAGATCAAGAACTTATAGAACATTTAGAAGCAAAAGTGaagggaaaagaagaaaataagaaatggtCGTCGTCTCATCCACTTATAGATGAATTTATTCCCACCATTGATGGAGAAGATGGAATATGTTACACTCATCCTCAGAAGCTTCCAg GGGTGACAAGAGATGGCTTGAGCAAACACTTCTTCCACAAACCATCAAGAGCTTACACAACCGGAACAAGAAAACGACGTAAAATAATTCAAACCGATCACGACTCTGAGTTAACCGGATCATCAGAAACCAGGTGGCACAAAACGGGCAAAACAAGACCGGTTATGATCAACGGTCAACAAAGAGGATGCAAGAAGATATTAGTACTCTACACAAACTTCGGCAAGAATCGTCGACCggagaaaacaaattgggTGATGCATCAATATCATTTAGGGATTaatgaggaagagagagaaggagaactTGTGGTCTCCAAGATATTTTATCAGACACAACCAAGACAGTGTGTTAGTAATACTAATTGGTCTGATCACCATGGTTCCAAGGACGTGATCGGAATTGGTGTCGGAGATGAGATTTCCAGCGTAGCTGCCACGTTGCAGAGTCTTGGCTCCGGTGACGTCGTTTCTAGGGTTAATATGCATCCCCATACAAGATCCTTTGATGAG GGGACAGCCGAAGCTTCAAAGGGAAGAGAGAACCAGCATGTGTCTGGCACGTGCGAGGAAGTACATGATGGGATCATAACATCATCAATGTCATCTCATCATATGATTCATGATCATCATaatcaacatcatcaaatcGGAGATAGAAGAGAATTTCACATGTCATCATCATATCCCATGACCCCTACTATCACATCACAACATGAGTCAATCTTCCATGTTACAAGTACTATGCCCTTTCAG CGGCAGCAATTAAGGGGTCGGTCGTCTGGTTCGGGATTAGAAGACCTAATTATGGGTTGTACCACAGCTACGTGTACAGAAGAC GAGCATTCAGAAGCAAACCCTCAGCGAAATGCAGAGTGGTTAACGTTTCCACAATTCTG GAACCAAGCCGAATCAGATGATCAAAACCGAAGATTTTAA
- the NAC099 gene encoding NAC domain containing protein 99 produces the protein MKNSKCNLIDSKLEEHHHLCGSKHCPGCGRMIQAATKPNWVGLPAGVKFDPTDQELIEHLEAKVKGKEENKKWSSSHPLIDEFIPTIDGEDGICYTHPQKLPGVTRDGLSKHFFHKPSRAYTTGTRKRRKIIQTDHDSELTGSSETRWHKTGKTRPVMINGQQRGCKKILVLYTNFGKNRRPEKTNWVMHQYHLGINEEEREGELVVSKIFYQTQPRQCVSNTNWSDHHGSKDVIGIGVGDEISSVAATLQSLGSGDVVSRVNMHPHTRSFDEGTAEASKGRENQHVSGTCEEVHDGIITSSMSSHHMIHDHHNQHHQIGDRREFHMSSSYPMTPTITSQHESIFHVTSTMPFQRQQLRGRSSGSGLEDLIMGCTTATCTEDEHSEANPQRNAEWLTFPQFW, from the exons atgaaGAATAGTAAATGTAACCTCATAGATTCAAAGCTCGaagaacatcatcatctttgcGGATCAAAACATTGTCCTGGATGTGGTCGCATGATTCAAGCTGCTACTAAACCA aattGGGTTGGATTGCCGGCAGGAGTGAAATTCGATCCGACAGATCAAGAACTTATAGAACATTTAGAAGCAAAAGTGaagggaaaagaagaaaataagaaatggtCGTCGTCTCATCCACTTATAGATGAATTTATTCCCACCATTGATGGAGAAGATGGAATATGTTACACTCATCCTCAGAAGCTTCCAg GGGTGACAAGAGATGGCTTGAGCAAACACTTCTTCCACAAACCATCAAGAGCTTACACAACCGGAACAAGAAAACGACGTAAAATAATTCAAACCGATCACGACTCTGAGTTAACCGGATCATCAGAAACCAGGTGGCACAAAACGGGCAAAACAAGACCGGTTATGATCAACGGTCAACAAAGAGGATGCAAGAAGATATTAGTACTCTACACAAACTTCGGCAAGAATCGTCGACCggagaaaacaaattgggTGATGCATCAATATCATTTAGGGATTaatgaggaagagagagaaggagaactTGTGGTCTCCAAGATATTTTATCAGACACAACCAAGACAGTGTGTTAGTAATACTAATTGGTCTGATCACCATGGTTCCAAGGACGTGATCGGAATTGGTGTCGGAGATGAGATTTCCAGCGTAGCTGCCACGTTGCAGAGTCTTGGCTCCGGTGACGTCGTTTCTAGGGTTAATATGCATCCCCATACAAGATCCTTTGATGAG GGGACAGCCGAAGCTTCAAAGGGAAGAGAGAACCAGCATGTGTCTGGCACGTGCGAGGAAGTACATGATGGGATCATAACATCATCAATGTCATCTCATCATATGATTCATGATCATCATaatcaacatcatcaaatcGGAGATAGAAGAGAATTTCACATGTCATCATCATATCCCATGACCCCTACTATCACATCACAACATGAGTCAATCTTCCATGTTACAAGTACTATGCCCTTTCAG CGGCAGCAATTAAGGGGTCGGTCGTCTGGTTCGGGATTAGAAGACCTAATTATGGGTTGTACCACAGCTACGTGTACAGAAGAC GAGCATTCAGAAGCAAACCCTCAGCGAAATGCAGAGTGGTTAACGTTTCCACAATTCTGGTAG
- the NAC099 gene encoding NAC domain containing protein 99 (NAC domain containing protein 99 (NAC099); FUNCTIONS IN: sequence-specific DNA binding transcription factor activity; INVOLVED IN: multicellular organismal development, regulation of transcription; LOCATED IN: cellular_component unknown; EXPRESSED IN: hypocotyl; CONTAINS InterPro DOMAIN/s: No apical meristem (NAM) protein (InterPro:IPR003441); BEST Arabidopsis thaliana protein match is: NAC domain containing protein 75 (TAIR:AT4G29230.1); Has 2210 Blast hits to 2204 proteins in 66 species: Archae - 0; Bacteria - 0; Metazoa - 2; Fungi - 0; Plants - 2208; Viruses - 0; Other Eukaryotes - 0 (source: NCBI BLink).) — MKNSKCNLIDSKLEEHHHLCGSKHCPGCGRMIQAATKPNWVGLPAGVKFDPTDQELIEHLEAKVKGKEENKKWSSSHPLIDEFIPTIDGEDGICYTHPQKLPGVTRDGLSKHFFHKPSRAYTTGTRKRRKIIQTDHDSELTGSSETRWHKTGKTRPVMINGQQRGCKKILVLYTNFGKNRRPEKTNWVMHQYHLGINEEEREGELVVSKIFYQTQPRQCVSNTNWSDHHGSKDVIGIGVGDEISSVAATLQSLGSGDVVSRVNMHPHTRSFDEGTAEASKGRENQHVSGTCEEVHDGIITSSMSSHHMIHDHHNQHHQIGDRREFHMSSSYPMTPTITSQHESIFHVTSTMPFQGSVVWFGIRRPNYGLYHSYVYRRRKFLTNLCI; from the exons atgaaGAATAGTAAATGTAACCTCATAGATTCAAAGCTCGaagaacatcatcatctttgcGGATCAAAACATTGTCCTGGATGTGGTCGCATGATTCAAGCTGCTACTAAACCA aattGGGTTGGATTGCCGGCAGGAGTGAAATTCGATCCGACAGATCAAGAACTTATAGAACATTTAGAAGCAAAAGTGaagggaaaagaagaaaataagaaatggtCGTCGTCTCATCCACTTATAGATGAATTTATTCCCACCATTGATGGAGAAGATGGAATATGTTACACTCATCCTCAGAAGCTTCCAg GGGTGACAAGAGATGGCTTGAGCAAACACTTCTTCCACAAACCATCAAGAGCTTACACAACCGGAACAAGAAAACGACGTAAAATAATTCAAACCGATCACGACTCTGAGTTAACCGGATCATCAGAAACCAGGTGGCACAAAACGGGCAAAACAAGACCGGTTATGATCAACGGTCAACAAAGAGGATGCAAGAAGATATTAGTACTCTACACAAACTTCGGCAAGAATCGTCGACCggagaaaacaaattgggTGATGCATCAATATCATTTAGGGATTaatgaggaagagagagaaggagaactTGTGGTCTCCAAGATATTTTATCAGACACAACCAAGACAGTGTGTTAGTAATACTAATTGGTCTGATCACCATGGTTCCAAGGACGTGATCGGAATTGGTGTCGGAGATGAGATTTCCAGCGTAGCTGCCACGTTGCAGAGTCTTGGCTCCGGTGACGTCGTTTCTAGGGTTAATATGCATCCCCATACAAGATCCTTTGATGAG GGGACAGCCGAAGCTTCAAAGGGAAGAGAGAACCAGCATGTGTCTGGCACGTGCGAGGAAGTACATGATGGGATCATAACATCATCAATGTCATCTCATCATATGATTCATGATCATCATaatcaacatcatcaaatcGGAGATAGAAGAGAATTTCACATGTCATCATCATATCCCATGACCCCTACTATCACATCACAACATGAGTCAATCTTCCATGTTACAAGTACTATGCCCTTTCAG GGGTCGGTCGTCTGGTTCGGGATTAGAAGACCTAATTATGGGTTGTACCACAGCTACGTGTACAGAAGACGTAAGTTTCTAACGAATTTGTGtatttaa
- the PFK7 gene encoding phosphofructokinase 7 (phosphofructokinase 7 (PFK7); CONTAINS InterPro DOMAIN/s: Pyrophosphate-dependent phosphofructokinase TP0108 (InterPro:IPR012004), Phosphofructokinase (InterPro:IPR000023); BEST Arabidopsis thaliana protein match is: phosphofructokinase 3 (TAIR:AT4G26270.1); Has 30201 Blast hits to 17322 proteins in 780 species: Archae - 12; Bacteria - 1396; Metazoa - 17338; Fungi - 3422; Plants - 5037; Viruses - 0; Other Eukaryotes - 2996 (source: NCBI BLink).), which translates to MSSPRSNKPKIVNGPGGYILQDVPHLIDYLPDLPTYPNPLQDNPAYSVVKQYFVHADDSVPEKVVVHKDGPRGVHFRRAGPRQKVYFESDEVHACIVTCGGLCPGLNTVIREVVSSLSYMYGVKRILGIDGGYRGFYAKNTIPLNSKVVNDIHKRGGTIIGTSRGGHDTNKIVDSIQDRGINQVYIIGGDGTQRGASVIFEEIRRRRLKVAVVGIPKTIDNDIPVIDKSFGFDTAVEEAQRAINAAHVEAESNENGIGFVKLMGRYSGYIAMYATLASRDVDCCLIPESPFYLEGEGGLFEFIERRLKDHGHMVIVLAEGAGQDLMCKSMESTPMDASGNKLLKDVGLWLSQSIKDHFKKNKMVMNLKYIDPTYMIRAVPSNASDNVYCTLLAQSAVHGAMAGYTGYTSGLVNGRQTYIPFYRITETQNNVVITDRMWARLLSSTNQPSFLGPKDTSEEKKELPETPLLDDGAVDIPPVTKEVTK; encoded by the exons ATGTCTAGTCCGAGAAGTAACAAGCCGAAGATTGTCAACGGTCCTGGTGGTTATATTCTACAAGACGTTCCTCATCTCATTGATTACCTTCCTGATCTTCCT ACTTATCCAAATCCATTGCAAGACAATCCAGCTTACTCAGTGGTTAA GCAATACTTTGTTCATGCTGATGATAGTGTCCCTGAGAAG GTTGTTGTTCACAAGGATGGTCCAAGAGGAGTCCATTTCAGGCGTGCTGGTCCACGTCAAAAGGTTTACTTTGAGTCTGACGAAGTGCATGCTTGTATAGTTACATGTGGAGGTCTCTGTCCCGGTCTCAATACCGTGATTAGAGAAGTTGTGAGCAGCTTATCATACATGTATGGAGTAAAGAGAATTCTTGGAATCGAT GGTGGATACAGAGGATTTTACGCCAAGAATACTATCCCCTTAAACTCTAAAGTCGTGAATGATATCCATAAACGCGGAGGAACAATCATTGGGACCTCAAGAGGTGGACATGATACCAACAAGATAGTTGATAGCATTCAAGATCGAGGAATCAATCAG GTTTACATTATTGGAGGAGATGGAACCCAGCGAGGTGCTTCAGTAATATTTGAG GAAATTAGAAGACGTCGACTAAAAGTTGCTGTGGTTGGAATTCCAAAAACTATTGATAATGATATTCCGGTGATAGATAAATCTTTTGGGTTTGACACTGCTGTGGAGGAAGCTCAACGAGCGATTAACGCAGCACATGTTGAAGCCGAGAGTAATGAGAATGGTATCGGTTTTGTCAAGCTTATGGGTCGTTACAGCG GGTACATAGCGATGTATGCTACATTAGCCAGCAGAGATGTTGACTGTTGCTTGATTCCCGAGTCACCATTTTACCTCGAAGGAGAAGGTGGACTCTTTGAGTTCATAGAGAGACGGCTGAAGGATCATGGTCACATGGTGATTGTTCTTGCTGAGGGTGCAGGACAGGATTTGATGTGCAAAAGCATGGAATCTACTCCTATGGATGCTTCTGGGAACAAACTTCTTAAAGATGTCGGCTTGTGGCTATCACAAAGCATCAAG GATCATtttaagaagaataagatGGTGATGAATCTCAAATACATTGATCCTACATACATGATCCGGGCTGTTCCAAGTAATGCATCAGACAATGTTTACTGTACACTTCTTGCTCAGAGCGCGGTTCATGGTGCAATGGCTGGTTACACTGGCTACACCAGTGGTCTTGTCAATGGAAGACAAACATACATCCCTTTCTAC AGGATAACAGAGACCCAGAACAATGTAGTGATTACGGATAGAATGTGGGCGAGGCTATTGTCTTCTACGAACCAGCCAAGTTTCTTGGGGCCTAAGGATACAtctgaagagaagaaagagttgcCGGAAACACCGCTTCTTGACGACGGAGCTGTCGATATTCCTCCTGTGACTAAAGAGGTCACTAAGTGA